The genomic region CGCAGTCCGTTCGTCTCACTCTCGTGGTGTGCGGCAGTGACCTGTCTGGGAAGTTTCCTTCCCATGCGCCGGGTAATTGAGTACAATCAGGCCTTGATTTCTCAGGATCAACGGCTACCAGCGAGCCAAGCAGGATAATGAACGCATGAGTGAAAATGCAGGTCGAGGCGAAGACCGTGGGAGGCCGGCAGGGCAGGTGGATTCGGGGCATAGTCCCGCTCCTTATTCCGGGCATGCTCCGTACCCGTCTCGGCCGGGCTATTATTACGGGCCGCCGCCCCACGGCGCGTATGGCTATGGCTCGCCACAGTATGGCGGTCTGGGGGGCGTGAATGACGCCGAGGAGTCGATCATTGGCGACGTGACGATCGGACGGATGCTGCGCGTGTGCATGCAGCGCTGGGTCACCATCCTGGTTTTTGTCATCCTGGGCGCGATCGGCGCGTTCTTTGTGTTCAAGATCATGCCGACGATTTACGAGGCGACCAGCATGCTGGAGATGAGCATCCGCCCGAGCCGGATCCTTGCCACCCGCAGCGCGATTGTTGATACCGACACGAGCGGAACGCTGGAGGAGGTGTTCAACACCCGCCTGGCACGGTTGCGCAGCCGCGCCATGCTGGAGCAGGTGCTGGCCCGGTATCACACCGACCACCCCAATTCAACGGTTCCCGAAGAGGAGTTGATTGCGATCTTGTCGGGAAATACCCGGATCTCGTTGCAGCGCCGCTCACGGCTGGTCGCGGTGTCTGTCCGGTCGGCCAATGCGCAGTTGGCCGCCGATATGGCCAATGCGTATGCGCTGACGGCCGAGACGTTCACCCAGGAGGAGAACAAGGCTGTTTCCGAGGAGGCGGTCGCGTGGTTGCGGACGACCGTGGAGATGCAGCGGCGGAAACTGGCACAGGCCGATCAGGCGATTCTGGATTTCAAGGTTAGCGCCATGATCGATTCGTTTGAGAAAGACAAAGAGGAGATCGGCGTCACCCGCGCGAGCGTCAACGTCGACATGACGGAGCTGAGCTTGCAGATCTCCAAGGCCGAAGAGATGCTGCGGACGCTGCAAAAGATTCAGGACATGCCCGACCGCTTTGGATCGCTCCCGGACAATACCCCGCGAGCCGTCGAGATCGCCCAGACCTATCAGAAGTTGCAGGATCAGATTGCGGAGAAAAACGCCATGCTGGCGCGCTATACCGCCAAACATCCCGATGTGCTGGTCAAAGAGAAGGAAGTCGATGTTTACCGCGCTCAGTTTGCCGATGTGGTGAAGCGGGCCTGCGAGACCGCGCAGGCGAATCTGGATCTGCTGCAGAACCAAATGGGGCCGCTCAAGATCAAGCATCAGGAGTTGATTGATACCTACCGGGACCTGCAAGTCAAGACAGATGCCGCAGTGATCCGTCTGCACCAGCTTCAGCGGGATCTGGATGTCAACGAGCAAAGCTACCAGGCGCTTTTGAACCGCATGGAAGAGGCCCGCCTGGCCCATGACGAAAACATG from Lentisphaerota bacterium harbors:
- a CDS encoding polysaccharide biosynthesis tyrosine autokinase; its protein translation is MSENAGRGEDRGRPAGQVDSGHSPAPYSGHAPYPSRPGYYYGPPPHGAYGYGSPQYGGLGGVNDAEESIIGDVTIGRMLRVCMQRWVTILVFVILGAIGAFFVFKIMPTIYEATSMLEMSIRPSRILATRSAIVDTDTSGTLEEVFNTRLARLRSRAMLEQVLARYHTDHPNSTVPEEELIAILSGNTRISLQRRSRLVAVSVRSANAQLAADMANAYALTAETFTQEENKAVSEEAVAWLRTTVEMQRRKLAQADQAILDFKVSAMIDSFEKDKEEIGVTRASVNVDMTELSLQISKAEEMLRTLQKIQDMPDRFGSLPDNTPRAVEIAQTYQKLQDQIAEKNAMLARYTAKHPDVLVKEKEVDVYRAQFADVVKRACETAQANLDLLQNQMGPLKIKHQELIDTYRDLQVKTDAAVIRLHQLQRDLDVNEQSYQALLNRMEEARLAHDENMCTVKVGETSTIPRSPVSPQPMLIFPAGPALGLLIGVLFVLMIDHLEDKITNIADIEQRLRMKVLCVLPHVQKKKREAMALMMAEDKFSHFSESFASLRSLLDSPRYREHTKVMLVVSTQPSEGKTITATNLALSYAGSGLRTLLVDFDMRRPRQARIFKKTRDAYNSLAHTLAQNDPALFETLPVPSGFTNLDLVVSRASSEVSPANLMGTGIVAQFVEWARQHYDRVIIDSPPFGIVSDAVVLATVADSVILMCCPDRTHYGPIKHAIRHLTEVGARVIGVLVNDV